The Spirochaetaceae bacterium genomic sequence TCTCCATGAGTGAGCACTAGTGAGCGGGGTGCGAACGCGTGAAGCGGTAGGCAGATAGCATCCACATCGTAGCGAGGGAGACTGCGAAGGCGATGCGAACTGGAGCGGCGGCGCGATCATGCGTGGCGTCACAGGTCTCCACGATGGCGCGATCACGTACCGGCGCGACGGCTCGCGTCATGCGACTTCACGGTGCGCCCGGGTTCTCATTCGGCCCACTCGCCGGGTGGGCATGGCGCGGAGCGTGGCGCAACCGGTGGTGGGCACGGCACCGAATTCTGAGGTTCCACAGCTCGGTAGCGCCGCCGAGCGCGAACGGCACCACGTGGTCGATCTCCAGCCGATAGCGGGAACCGCAGCGCCGGCCGCTGTGCGGGTCGACATAGCTGCAACAACCCTGGTCGCGGCGCCACACCTCGCGCCGCACGGCCACCGGGATGT encodes the following:
- a CDS encoding HNH endonuclease signature motif containing protein, whose translation is DDGRGAAGAQFDAGIRGASRAPVRGHDRFTSSAAKRLAYAAGRGAVERSQALARHLAALNGCGASPGSRSRYIPVAVRREVWRRDQGCCSYVDPHSGRRCGSRYRLEIDHVVPFALGGATELWNLRIRCRAHHRLRHAPRHAHPASGPNENPGAP